In Carya illinoinensis cultivar Pawnee chromosome 7, C.illinoinensisPawnee_v1, whole genome shotgun sequence, the following are encoded in one genomic region:
- the LOC122316228 gene encoding uncharacterized mitochondrial protein AtMg00810-like gives MGRFIWSCLLDWLSKKKTKFVDSQNSLWVTAASFIALLVHVDDILQASDSLLEIQLLKTFLHDKFTIKDLGQLKYFLGLEVARSKTGVSLRQRKYALDILQDIGIGILGSKPTAFSMESNLKLTTTDSNIYEDPSAYRRLVGRLLYLTITRPDLAYYVQVLSQFLAKHVVSHYQPVVRVLRYLKATPRRGLFFSSSLELQLKAFSDTDWVGCIDTKRSVTGFAIFLGKSLVSWKSKKQATINRSSALAKYQALAATTCEV, from the coding sequence ATGGGGAGGTTTATATGGAGTTGCCTCCTGGATTGGTTgtcaaagaagaaaacaaagtttGTAGACTCTCAAAACTCTTTATGGGTTACTGCAGCTTCTTTCATAGCACTACTAGTACATGTAGATGATATATTACAAGCTAGTGACAGTTTACTCGAAATTCAATTGCTAAAAACTTTTCTGCATGACAAGTTCACCATCAAAGATTTAGGACAACTAAAATACTTTCTTGGCTTGGAAGTAGCTAGATCCAAAACTGGTGTTTCTCTCCGCCAGAGAAAGTATGCATTAGACATACTTCAAGACATTGGCATTGGCATTCTTGGTTCAAAGCCTACTGCTTTTTCAATGGAGTCTAATCTCAAGTTAACTACAACTGATTCTAATATTTATGAGGATCCATCTGCTTATAGAAGGCTTGTTGGAAGATTGCTCTACTTAACAATCACAAGACCAGACCTAGCCTATTATGTTCAAGTTCTAAGTCAGTTTCTTGCTAAACATGTTGTTAGTCACTATCAACCAGTAGTTAGAGTACTAAGATACTTGAAGGCTACACCAAGACGAGGTCTATTCTTCTCATCCTCATTAGAATTGCAGCTAAAAGCTTTCTCAGACACTGATTGGGTAGGTTGTATTGACACTAAAAGAAGTGTTACaggttttgcaatttttttaggCAAATCATTGGTTTCTTGGAAATCTAAAAAGCAAGCCACCATTAATAGATCTTCTGCATTAGCAAAATATCAAGCACTTGCAGCAACTACTTGTGAAGTTTAG